The Deltaproteobacteria bacterium genome includes the window TATCTCGTCATCATGCTCGGCAGCAATAGAGCAATCTTGGGAAAAATGGTAATTAAGGCAACTATGGCGAATATTGCGAAGAGAAAAGGCATAACTCCGCGAAAAATGGTTTCAACAGATACATCCTTTGCCACCCCGGCAACAGTGAATATGTTGAGTCCCATGGGGGGCGTGATCAACCCTGCCTCCATCATCAATACGGCGATGACCCCGAACCATATGGGATCGAAACCGAGAGTGATAATAACAGGGTAGATCACAGGCATAGTCAGCACCATCATGGAAATCGCATCCAGAAAGCAACCCAGGAACAGGTAGATAATAACAATGATCGTGTGAATCAGATATGGGGAAACCGTAAGAGCG containing:
- a CDS encoding TRAP transporter large permease subunit, with the translated sequence YGGFFTPTEAGAIGATILFIFAIIKKKLNIQNLIEALQEAVRISVMVLFLVAGANVFSYFLALSTIPMRVAEWAAALTVSPYLIHTIIVIIYLFLGCFLDAISMMVLTMPVIYPVIITLGFDPIWFGVIAVLMMEAGLITPPMGLNIFTVAGVAKDVSVETIFRGVMPFLFAIFAIVALITIFPKIALLLPSMMTR